A single Drosophila miranda strain MSH22 chromosome XR, D.miranda_PacBio2.1, whole genome shotgun sequence DNA region contains:
- the LOC108153630 gene encoding uncharacterized protein LOC108153630 yields the protein MSENENSQQPPLPEQPPSRKKNIKCVQELFVDEVHYKLSWGKFSRIATMGALADRINQLPAPIGTLSVLKCCQYLWEMSRRLGTDELATLQKLACILFLLRDKDAPSMNCRMALMRQSFNVVNSLEPMLVHYFSKLFLDYFSGSSSSSRCHVLRIARFISVQSGIGRAVSVCLLWHLIFSYAETPIGIHQYRELGELRILNNVPIAELSNSSFRCIIRAVGTLLHLQLCCPDLNEFLYHGYPRIFFRILPQDVKMLCSWLLNAVTTIDCHRPRTDALKLQTMLDYLNVPVLSRQWCLACRGASGDVIGPPRTGDECVLSQMRS from the exons ATGTCTGAAAACGAAAATTCGCAACAGCCGCCGTTGCCCGAGCAGCCGCCATCCAGAAAGAAGAATATCAAATGCGTGCAGGAACTGTTTGTGGATGAAGTGCACTACAAGCTTAGCTGGGGCAAGTTCAGCAGGATTGCGACAATGGGAGCGCTGGCGGACCGTATCAATCAGCTCCCCGCGCCGATAGGGACCTTGTCGGTACTCAAG TGCTGCCAGTACCTATGGGAAATGAGTCGCAGGCTGGGCACCGATGAGCTGGCCACGCTGCAGAAATTGGCATGCATCTTGTTCCTGCTTCGAGATAAAGATGCGCCGTCGATGAATTGCCGCATGGCACTGATGCGTCAATCCTTCAACGTGGTCAACTCGCTGGAGCCAATGCTAGTACATTACTTTTCCAAACTGTTTCTGGACTACTTTAGCGggagctcgagcagcagccGGTGCCATGTGCTGCGTATTGCCCGCTTCATTAGCGTACAGAGTGGCATCGGAAGGGCCGTTAGCGTCTGCCTGCTGTGGCACTTAATTTTTAGCTATGCCGAAACACCCATTGGCATTCATCAGTACCGCGAG CTGGGTGAGCTTCGAATTTTGAATAATGTACCCATCGCGGAGTTGAGCAACAGTAGCTTCAGGTGTATAATCCGTGCGGTGGGCACTCTGTTGCATTTGCAGTTGTGCTGCCCGGACCTAAATGAGTTCCTGTATCACGGCTACCCGAGGATCTTCTTTCGCATTCTGCCCCAGGATGTGAAAATGCTGTGCTCTTGGCTGCTGAACGCTGTCACCACCATTGACTGCCACCGTCCTCGCACCGATGCCTTAAAGCTGCAGACCATGCTGGATTACCTCAATGTCCCCGTCCTATCCCGTCAATGGTGCCTTGCGTGCCGCGGCGCATCGGGTGATGTTATCGGCCCTCCCCGCACCGGCGACGAGTGTGTGCTCTCCCAGATGCGCAGTTGA
- the LOC108153629 gene encoding uncharacterized protein LOC108153629 yields MNGSDGETITVQVQETAGGVKNYPEEQNNSPVEVAVSTTTDLFALVREAVQECGAQGDIEPGDNEKQSDAEPVMVVEEGQNPSPPSSSSPALSGQDVSDEVVEDSKASMAPVDAKLQALFERQQIVKLLLGLCDGADGDGETIHIVMELLGAQSDGRSAVDRVTEQLLTVLPEQTLLDEGIFIGNERHRCFQSVLGNYAKIHAARRFIEQLPTLGLNNFLDENRDQTLLARIVADDVLKIPELIRQLWLSLEEMDFFNEDTAFKAYLKARHHPHGKILRELMLSRISRVFLCVVSSTFFLYFTEVEIIHILKNCYLSVNSEIEIFLSVVLWLEHNWTERRDCVERVLSEVRFGLMPTWYLSTLNRANRCIHFARVTQFPGVQALVAKGLEDAVALKKKPCDSSSNTKGNNKDDGPLPREWIADPACLYHHKCHCQRFVYPTYDVFKQYLARIISCAPYYWRTFRPAQEVYRNQLRCCSLPNFQ; encoded by the exons ATGAACGGCTCAGATGGGGAGACCATCACAGTGCAAGTGCAGGAGACTGCTGGTGGGGTGAAGAACTACCCTGAAGAGCAGAACAACTCTCCGGTTGAGGTGGCGGTGAGTACCACAACAGATCTCTTTGCGTTGGTACGCGAGGCTGTCCAAGAGTGCGGTGCCCAGGGGGACATCGAGCCAGGAGACAACGAGAAGCAGTCTGACGCTGAGCCAGTGATGGTTGTGGAGGAGGGCCAGAACCCGTCGCCGCCCTCGTCTTCGTCCCCAGCCCTTAGTGGCCAAGATGTTAGCGATGAAGTCGTCGAAGATAGTAAGGCCAGCATGGCTCCTGTTGATGCCAAATTGCAGGCATTGTTCGAGCGTCAGCAAATTGTTAAGCTACTGTTGGGTCTTTGCGATGGAGCAGATGGCGACGGCGAGACCATCCATATCGTCATGGAGCTGCTTGGGGCCCAGAGCGATGGACGAAGCGCAGTTGATCGCGTCACTGAGCAGCTGCTCACAGTGCTACCCGAGCAGACTCTTCTGGATGAGGGGATATTCATTGGCAACGAGCGCCATCGCTGCTTCCAGAGTGTTCTTGGGAACTATGCCAAGATCCATGCTGCCCGACGTTTCATCGAGCAGCTGCCCACACTGGGGCTCAACAATTTTCTCGATGAGAACCGCGACCAGACATTGCTCGCTCGCATTGTGGCCGACGATGTGCTGAAGATACCAGAATTGATACGTCAACTCTGGTTGTCACTCGAGGAGATGGATTTTTTTAATGAAGACACCGCCTTTAAGGCCTACCTAAAGGCCCGCCATCATCCCCACGGCAAGATCCTACGTGAGCTTATGCTCAGCCGCATATCACGTGTGTTCCTATGCGTGGTCAGCTCGACATTCTTCTTATACTTCACTGAGGTCGAGATTATACATATCCTCAAGAACTGCTACTTGAGTGTTAACTCGGAAATCGAg ATATTTCTCTCGGTTGTACTTTGGCTGGAGCACAACTGGACCGAGCGTCGTGACTGCGTTGAGCGTGTTCTTTCAGAGGTTCGTTTCGGCCTGATGCCGACCTGGTATCTGTCCACCCTAAACCGTGCCAATCGCTGCATTCACTTTGCTCGTGTCACCCAGTTTCCAGGCGTTCAGGCTCTGGTGGCCAAGGGACTCGA GGATGCTGTAGCTTTGAAGAAGAAACCTTGTGACAGTTCTTCAAATACTAAAGGGAACAACAAGGATGATGGTCCTCTTCCCCGTGAGTGGATCGCCGATCCCGCTTGTCTCTATCACCACAAGTGCCACTGCCAGCGCTTCGTTTATCCGACATACGATGTCTTCAAGCAGTATTTGGCTCGGATCATTAGCTGCGCCCCCTACTACTGGCGCACCTTTCGCCCGGCCCAGGAGGTCTATCGCAATCAGCTGCGCTGCTGCTCATTGCCAAACTTTCAGTAA
- the LOC108165253 gene encoding LOW QUALITY PROTEIN: putative gustatory receptor 2a (The sequence of the model RefSeq protein was modified relative to this genomic sequence to represent the inferred CDS: inserted 2 bases in 1 codon; substituted 2 bases at 2 genomic stop codons): protein MDTLRALGPLHRVCQVCNLWQWRLDKESGLLRRSHWLELYGWTVLVAAGGYTAYGLFQESSGSEDPEDIGDAETTISSIGHTVDFIQLVGIRVAHMAALLEALWQRQAQCDFYAELAEIDRQLARDLQMNVDSRQLRRRTTRRAMWMLCGYAASQTLILVAKLLSPRHQFPIYWIQYLLPMLVCGLRYFQIFSAVHIVAQRLELLLDALQTLQLQDSEAEAEAPEASMERLVAVRQLYQKVWTLVALLNRSHGLSILLLVGNDFLAITSNCYWIFLNFRQSAASPYDILQIIASAVWSAPHLGNVLVISLICDRAAQCATRLALSLHQVSVDLTNELHNALVGXNPNVLLVIPXLCSPLDRXITQFSLQLLHQRLYFSAAGFFNVDNTLLYTIVGATTTYLIILIQFHMSESTMSNGSSGD, encoded by the exons ATGGACACACTGAGAGCTTTGGGGCCGTTGCATCGCGTCTGTCAGGTGTGCAACCTCTGGCAGTGGCGCCTGGACAAGGAGAGCGGACTCCTCCGTCGCTCGCACTGGCTGGAGCTCTATGGCTGGACGGTCCTGGTGGCGGCCGGCGGCTACACGGCCTATGGCCTCTTTCAGGAGAGCAGCGGAAGTGAGGATCCAGAAGATATTGGGGATGCCGAGACGACCATCAGCAGCATTGGGCACACGGTGGACTTCATCCAACTGGTGGGTATACGGGTGGCGCACATGGCCGCCCTGCTGGAGGCGCTATGGCAGCGACAGGCACAGTGCGATTTTTATGCGGAGCTGGCCGAGATCGACCGTCAGCTAGCCAGGGACCTTCAGATGAACGTCGACAGCAGACAGCTGCGTCGGCGCACCACCCGCCGGGCGATGTGGATGCTGTGCGGCTACGCGGCCAGCCAGACCCTAATATTGGTGGCGAAGCTACTGTCTCCGCGCCACCAGTTCCCGATCTACTGGATCCAGTACCTTCTACCCATGCTCGTGTGCGGCCTAAGGTATTTTCAGATCTTCAGCGCCGTGCATATTGTGGCCCAGCGCCTGGAACTACTGCTCGATGCCCTCCAAACGCTACAGTTACAGGATTCGGAGGCAGAGGCGGAGGCCCCAGAGGCATCAATGGAGCGCCTAGTGGCTGTGCGGCAGCTTTACCAAAAGGTGTGGACCCTCGTAGCCCTGCTTAACCGCAGCCACGGCCTCTCCATACTGCTCCTGGTGGGCAACGACTTCCTGGCTATTACCTCCAACTGCTACTGGATCTTTCTCAACTTCCGCCAGTCAGCGGCATCGCCGTACGACATCCTTCAGATCATTGCTAGCGCCGTGTGGTCCGCACCGCATCTTGGAAACGTCCTGGTTATCTCCCTGATCTGCGACCGAGCTGCGCAATGT GCCACCCGCTTGGCCCTGAGCCTGCACCAGGTCAGCGTGGATTTGACGAACGAGTTGCACAATGCCCTGGTAGG TAATCCGAATGTGCTTCTTGTAATACCATAGCTCTGTTCTCCCCTTGATCGTTAGATCACCCAGTTCTCGCTACAGCTCCTCCACCAGCGCCTATATTTCAGCGCCGCCGGATTTTTCAACGTCGACAATACGCTCCTCTATACA ATTGTGGGCGCGACAACCACATACCTGATTATCCTGATACAGTTCCACATGAGCGAGTCCACGATGTCCAACGGATCGAGCGGAGACTGA